The DNA window AAGCTCCTCCAAAAGAAAAAATTTTACGAGTCTCGTAAGAAGTTTGGACAGCGGGAAAATATAAAGAAGCAGGAAGACTTGGACCCAAAGAAAAGGACCCAGAACCCAATTGGTAGAACTCAGTTCTATTTGTAGGAATAATAGAAGTCGCGGGTTGGAACACATTTCCTGAACCTGTTGAACCTCCTACAACTGCAAAATACACACCATCAGCAGGGAAAGGATCTCCAGAAGAAGGTAAAATACAAACCCCACCGGCTCCATGTTTGGATTCTCCTAAGCTTGGTTCACTGAAAGAGGTAGTAGTGTTTGCAGAAGCAGCAAAACCATCCGTGCTTGAGTTTGCACTTCCAGTATTATAGGTCCTACCACCTGTATAAAAAATAACACCATTGATTGCGCAACCTGACATATCTACCCTGCTAAATATAGTAGAAGCAGAAGAGAAAGAGATCCATTGGCCCCCAATTCCAAGTTCAGGATAGAACTTTAGAATTGTATTAAATACGGGACCGTTTGTCATATCGGTAGAATTAGAACCGGAAAGAATATAGATCTCATCTCCTACGGAGCCTGCCACTGCGCCTATTGAACCCGAAGGCAAAGAAGTTTTTGTTTCCCAGAGATCTGCATATGGATCATACACTTCTACCTTAGAAGAAGAAACATAGGTTCCAGAAACATTCTCCATTCCACCAATTACATATATTTTGTTTTTATGATGTACAATGGATGCTAATATCCTGGGAGTCGGGACGTTTGTAATGGAAGAATACCAAATATCTGTCACTGGATCAAATAGATCCACTTCTTTGATGGGAAGGCCGTCATTTCCAATTCCACCTAAGATCCAAATCCCTCTTGTTTTGGGAGGATCGTTCGAGACCCAGGTAGTAAATTCTAAAATGCTACCTTCTTCTATTTTTTGAGATCCACAGGTTAAGATCACTCTGTAAGAAGTGTTTGAATTTAGATGTTTCCATTCTAATAAATGAGTTTTAGAAGAGTTCAAACTGGGAATGATCCCATCGTTTGTATACATCGTACCCTTAGAAACATTCGAACAATTCCAAGAAAGAATTGCGGAATTCGGGCCTAGTTTAGCTACAAATGCGAACTCTGCTATAGAAGATTCTTCTCCTAAAATTTCTGATAAACCGGCGGCTGCACAAAAGCAAAATTGTAAGGAAATAGAAAGAATTATAAAAACAGAATATATCTTTCTCATATCGCAAATCCCCAAGAGAATCGGAGACCCGATCTGCAAAAATTGGAACCTTCTTCTATACTACATTGAGAACGAATACCTATCCGGATGGAAGATCGGATTTCCGTCTGCCAATTCCAACCAAATTCAAAAATCAGATCAGGATTGGTTGCAGAGAGTTTTTCATCTCCGGTTCTGGTCCAATTGCTGAGACCAGCACCCACCAACCAATAAGGAGAAGAATATCCATAATATTTTCCTAAGTATAGAGACTGGCTCCATACACTTAGGTTTCCATTTTTTCCTTTTCCGACCGACGCTTCGGAAGAAATCCCATAGAACCAAAACTTAGAGTCCGCATCTCTTTCTAAGAATGCGCCTCCTCCGTATGTGATAGGGAATGCCTGGCTCCATGGACCCCAGGAATAATATCCGGCAGCTAAGAGGCCAATTCTCCATTCTCTTTGTTTAGAAGTTTCTAATAGATATTTTTCTGGAATGATCGGAGGTTTGGATGAGATATCTTCAAAATTATGAGAGAGGATTTTATATCTATCTAATTCGACAAAACCAAGTTCCGTTTTTAAGATAAGTTTGTTCTCTTTCTTTTCGATCAAGATTCCCTTTAGTTGTGTTCCATCCGTTAGTTTGAACTCGGAATAACGATAAGAAGAATCAGGTCCCTTCTTCCTTGGATCTATTCGTTGGAGTTCCAATCTGGGAATTTTGTATTTTTTCTCTTTCCAGGAGAGAAGAATGTATTCCGGCTCTTCTGAAACTTCTTCTGCGATAAAAGCTTCTCCAGTTTTGAATAATATTTCAGAGGCAAAAAGATAAGAGGGGAAGAAGAAGATCCCGTAAAAAACAAAACTAAACTTTTTAAGCATAAGGTGCATTTCAGATAAAGAAGGTCCAAATGTAGAATTCAGATTTTCCTTATTTGGATGGGATGTGGCTTCTTAGAGTAAAAAGAAAGAAAATTATTTTGAATCCGCATAAAATATCCCAATTTAGTATATTTAAAATATTGTATGTTACTTTGCTGAGTTCTTAGTTTTAGCTGAATCTTGGAATCCGTGCGGAATATGCATTCCAAATCCAAAAATAAGCATTCTACGTGAATCCCAATTCAGGATATTTTAAAAAAGAATGTGTATATTGTGACTTTTAATATCCTAAATTGGGATATTTATGTTTGACATCGGAAATTTTAAACGCGTTAGTGCATTTATATATAAAGATCACCTTTAGGTGAGGCGCTCACAGCTCGGCTAATTCCCTTCCGGAACAAAATCCGGAAATTTACAGAAGGATTTAGCAAGCTAATGTTTAGGACCGGAAAATATTATGTAATTCTTATATTCTGCAGTGCGATTCTCTTTTTAGCTTGGAATCCTCTTCGCCCAATCTACTCATTTTTCTCCACGTTCTTTGGATTAGAGACTGAGATACCACTTCCATTTCCTGATGTTAGTGTGAATTCCTATGGTAAACCAGGGTTTTCACTTTCTATTCAAGTCCCTCCTGGGACTGGAGATATAGTTCCAGCGATCAATATCCAATATTCTGGTTCAGGCTCTGGGATTCTGGGGAAGGGCTGGTCCTTGGGTGGATTTCCTCAGATCTCTAAAAATCCAAATCTGGGAGTTCATTTTGTTTCTTCAGATGGATATACTTCTTCTCAATTTGGTGAGATGATCTCAGATACAAATGGTAATTATAAATTCAAATTCGAAAGTTTTTCTAAAACTGAGTTCGATGGTTCTATTTGGAAGATCCGAGATAAAAATGGGATCATTTATGAATATGGTAAAAACTTTTCTGGAGGTTCAAATTCCAGATTGGATAGCGATGGAGTGCCGATCGCTTTTTATTTGGATAAGGTAAGAGATCGATTCGGGAATGGTTATGATATCCAATACGATCCTGAAAATTTACAATCTGCTGATGTTTTGCCAAAAGAGATCGTATATGCAAGAGGAAATGGACGAATCCTTTTTATCTATGAAGATCGTTCCGAAAGATTCGGAGAAAAAATTTTCTCTTTAACCAAATCCCTTTCTCGAAGGAAAATATTAGAAAAAGTCGAAGTATATTCAAAAGATTCCTCAGGTTCAGAGAATTTAAGCGAAGTTTATGAATTCGACTATGATACTATAGATGGAGAAACATTTCTTTCTTCTTTCCATCGTAAAAACTATAAACCAATTGTGTTTTCTTATTCGAGTAGATCTAATCAAGTTCAGTATGTAAAATCTTCTGGAAAAACATTCCAAAATTCTTATAGAGCCTCTGATCCGAGTGTAAAGTCTGCTTGTGAGACAACTGCAGCATTTTGTACATGTACTGCCGACTGGGGTTGTATTGTTGCAAGTAAATACAGTGCTCCTTCTCTTTGCCAGATTGGAATAGAGAATTACCAGGATATTTGTACGAATGGTGTGGAGATGTCCTTTGCTGTTCCTGCGGATGTAGATGGGGATGGAAGTCCTGAAATGGTCCGGGTTTTAGGAAATATGGACGGCCAAAGATTTTCAGTTTCAAAACTTTCTTCTTGGGATACTGAAAATTTGGATCCGATCTCTGTGAGTGGAGAATCGAAGGGAAATCCAATCGGAGTTACTACAGAAGGTAG is part of the Leptospira saintgironsiae genome and encodes:
- a CDS encoding Kelch repeat-containing protein, with protein sequence MRKIYSVFIILSISLQFCFCAAAGLSEILGEESSIAEFAFVAKLGPNSAILSWNCSNVSKGTMYTNDGIIPSLNSSKTHLLEWKHLNSNTSYRVILTCGSQKIEEGSILEFTTWVSNDPPKTRGIWILGGIGNDGLPIKEVDLFDPVTDIWYSSITNVPTPRILASIVHHKNKIYVIGGMENVSGTYVSSSKVEVYDPYADLWETKTSLPSGSIGAVAGSVGDEIYILSGSNSTDMTNGPVFNTILKFYPELGIGGQWISFSSASTIFSRVDMSGCAINGVIFYTGGRTYNTGSANSSTDGFAASANTTTSFSEPSLGESKHGAGGVCILPSSGDPFPADGVYFAVVGGSTGSGNVFQPATSIIPTNRTEFYQLGSGSFSLGPSLPASLYFPAVQTSYETRKIFSFGGASSINIPENTVYSLDSGNPLGSAWTTHSLSMPRRRYAHKAIRIDR
- a CDS encoding LA_3334 family protein, which encodes MLKKFSFVFYGIFFFPSYLFASEILFKTGEAFIAEEVSEEPEYILLSWKEKKYKIPRLELQRIDPRKKGPDSSYRYSEFKLTDGTQLKGILIEKKENKLILKTELGFVELDRYKILSHNFEDISSKPPIIPEKYLLETSKQREWRIGLLAAGYYSWGPWSQAFPITYGGGAFLERDADSKFWFYGISSEASVGKGKNGNLSVWSQSLYLGKYYGYSSPYWLVGAGLSNWTRTGDEKLSATNPDLIFEFGWNWQTEIRSSIRIGIRSQCSIEEGSNFCRSGLRFSWGFAI